A segment of the Desulfobacterales bacterium genome:
GATGCTTTTGGTAGAACTGTCAAGGCTGTAGGAGCATTGGCTTCGGAGAATAAGTTTAGATTTTCGACGAAATATTGGGAGACGGAGACGGAACTTTATTATTATGGATATCGGTTCTATTCGGCTGAGTTGGGAAGGTGGTTAAACAGGGATCCGATAGGGGAAGAATTATTTTATAATAAATTGAGTTCCTATCCTCATAAAGACAATTATATTGATTTCAATTTGTATCTTTTTGTCTTAAACAGCCCTATTCATTTAATCGATTTATTTGGTTTATCTACCATAATTATTAATTATGATACAGGAGCGATTGGCGCACATAGCGCTGCATTGAGCTATAAACAAACTCTTTCAAAATTTGGTTATAATGTTGTTTTATTAGAGGGGAACGGTGATGTAGTACTCTGTAGTTATTCACAATATTCTGATTTTAAGGGACTTATTGTTATAGGACATGGATTTTACAATCATTCAAATTTATTAGATGTAGATGATTTAAGAAAGATGAGACCTATAGACGGATATGAACTTTTAGCATTACAATCTTGTAGGTCAGAAGAGCTCGTTGTAAATTCTTTAACTGGATTAATGGCTGATAATGGATTGGCTATAGTAAATATCGGTTACAGTTCTGTAATAGGAATGGATGTATTATATAATAGCGTTATTCAAAATTGGTCATTAGGCAAAGATGTAGGCTTTGATCATGGTTACAGATTAAAAATGTATTATAATGCAATAATTGATATCGTAGAGAGACCAATAGTATTTTTACAAGGATTTAAACAAAATGTTGATACAGAAAGTTTCCGGAAAAAAAATAAATTTAACTAATATCTGTAAATAAATAATAAGAATGAATAATGATGATGTATTACTTGTTAAAAATATTTGGAGGGGTTATTGCAGCTTTTAATACGGCAGCATTTTTTCTTATAATTTTTAGAGATACCCCTCCCTTTGGAGGACCTCCTCTTCCATTTATTAATGCAATAATTCCAAGTGTGCTTAGTGTTCTTGGTTTTTATTTATTTATTACGAGTGATAAAAAAATAAAGCAACTATCTATTAACAAAGATATTTTACCGCAAAAAAGTATAGATTGGAGAGGGATGGTTATATTCTTCTTTGTAGTAGCCATATATATTTTTTTAATATTTCTTTGTTAAGTTTACTGCATTTGAAAATTTCTAATAGATAGACAGGAATATATAGATATAGATGGTCTTCAATCAAAAAATTTGGAATGATATGTCAGTATCATTCCAAATTAAAAACTAACCATATAATATAAGAAAAAATAGGGACATGTAAACAATACAAGAAGATTTAAGGGAAACTATGGGAGATAAATACTAATATTAGTTTTCTAACGCTAAAAATAGAATTATAAGACTAAATGGTATTTTTCGTATACTAAGTTTGCATAAGTTCCTCAAATTTTCTACGTTTAATATATGCGTCCAATAAATTAGTTAATATTGCCAGATCTTGTTCAGGCAAATTATTAATTTCTTCAATATATTTCTTCAGTTTAAGATTTTCTATTTTATTATCAGTTTTATTGATGTTATCACGTAATAGATAATCTATACTTACTTGAAAAGCTTCAGCTATCTTTACAATAATATCTGTAGTTGGATAAACTACTCCTCTTTCATATTTCGAGACGCGTTGCAAATCAGCACCTATCTTATCCGCAATATCTTTTTGAGATAAGCCACTTTCCAATCTTAATTGTCTTAATTTTTTTGAAAAATTT
Coding sequences within it:
- a CDS encoding RHS repeat-associated core domain-containing protein is translated as MNFYCYDGNGNVGELIDESGIIVGHYEYDAFGRTVKAVGALASENKFRFSTKYWETETELYYYGYRFYSAELGRWLNRDPIGEELFYNKLSSYPHKDNYIDFNLYLFVLNSPIHLIDLFGLSTIIINYDTGAIGAHSAALSYKQTLSKFGYNVVLLEGNGDVVLCSYSQYSDFKGLIVIGHGFYNHSNLLDVDDLRKMRPIDGYELLALQSCRSEELVVNSLTGLMADNGLAIVNIGYSSVIGMDVLYNSVIQNWSLGKDVGFDHGYRLKMYYNAIIDIVERPIVFLQGFKQNVDTESFRKKNKFN
- a CDS encoding helix-turn-helix transcriptional regulator, whose product is MKAKLPLHTKNFSKKLRQLRLESGLSQKDIADKIGADLQRVSKYERGVVYPTTDIIVKIAEAFQVSIDYLLRDNINKTDNKIENLKLKKYIEEINNLPEQDLAILTNLLDAYIKRRKFEELMQT